The following proteins are co-located in the Halarcobacter sp. genome:
- a CDS encoding SCO family protein: MRMISKLSIVVVIAALLIVFLKPYVDEYKEAKKYDFKVNTLDGEVTKESFKGKALAVYFGYTYCPDVCPTSLSSLSSALKKFDKEKTDNFVGLFISVDPNRDTLKNLKEYAHYFNKNFIGATSTKENIDDITSRYGSYYKKIPLENSAMGYSVSHTSFIYLFDKNGRFVAKVDHFSDPSKIEESLKKILN, from the coding sequence ATGAGAATGATTTCAAAACTAAGTATTGTAGTTGTTATTGCAGCTCTTTTAATTGTATTTTTAAAACCATATGTTGACGAATACAAAGAAGCAAAAAAATATGATTTTAAAGTAAACACTTTAGATGGTGAAGTGACTAAAGAAAGTTTCAAAGGAAAGGCTTTAGCTGTTTACTTTGGTTATACATATTGTCCAGATGTATGTCCTACATCATTAAGTAGTTTATCAAGTGCATTAAAAAAATTTGATAAAGAAAAAACTGATAACTTTGTAGGTTTATTTATAAGTGTAGACCCTAATAGAGATACTTTAAAAAATCTAAAAGAGTATGCACATTATTTTAATAAAAATTTTATTGGTGCTACATCAACTAAAGAAAATATAGATGATATCACAAGTAGGTATGGATCATATTATAAGAAGATACCTTTAGAAAATTCTGCAATGGGATATTCTGTTTCACATACATCATTTATCTATTTATTTGATAAAAATGGGAGATTTGTTGCAAAAGTTGATCATTTTTCAGACCCAAGTAAAATTGAAGAAAGCTTAAAGAAAATATTAAATTAG
- the nhaA gene encoding Na+/H+ antiporter NhaA, with the protein MKLYAPWEKAFKKVSTPFEEFLHAQTTTGLILMVTTVLALILANTTLYETYSHFFHMNIDLNVGSWAFSHSLHHWINDGLMAIFFFLIGLEIKREITAGELSNIKVAILPILAAIGGMVFPALIYTSLNYGTLGSNGWGIPMATDIAFAISALVLLGKRIPTTLVTFLVALAIVDDLGAVIVIALFYTETINILPLGLAGVMLLIMISFNRFGIHMILPYFIVGLFMWFFMLESGVHATIAGVLAALAIPSKPKRVPASLTKDTRVLLDEYEKYPEQENFELHEKQKKILTNIKDKIDEVGTPAARLEHGLHLPVALIVIPIFALANAGIKIDFSSIGSTILEPVSLGIIAGLILGKVIGIFGVSWLAIKLKLAELPKGSSMNQIFGVAFLGGIGFTMSIFVADLAFIGNPELIFQAKIGILSASLFSGLFGYFWLKSVSSHNDEIKSKGQ; encoded by the coding sequence ATGAAATTATATGCACCTTGGGAAAAGGCTTTTAAAAAAGTCTCTACCCCCTTTGAAGAATTTTTACATGCACAAACTACAACAGGGTTGATATTAATGGTAACAACAGTATTAGCATTAATTCTTGCTAATACAACATTATATGAAACTTATTCTCACTTTTTTCATATGAATATTGATCTTAATGTTGGTTCTTGGGCTTTTTCTCACTCGTTACATCATTGGATAAATGATGGACTTATGGCTATTTTCTTTTTTCTTATTGGATTAGAGATAAAAAGAGAGATAACAGCAGGAGAACTTTCAAATATAAAAGTTGCAATTCTCCCAATCTTAGCTGCTATTGGAGGTATGGTTTTTCCTGCACTAATTTATACAAGCTTAAATTATGGAACTCTAGGCTCAAATGGTTGGGGAATTCCTATGGCAACAGATATTGCATTTGCAATTAGTGCTTTAGTTTTATTAGGGAAAAGAATTCCAACTACACTTGTAACATTTTTAGTTGCATTGGCTATTGTTGATGATTTAGGTGCGGTTATTGTTATTGCATTATTTTACACTGAAACAATAAATATATTGCCTTTAGGTTTAGCTGGAGTTATGCTTTTAATAATGATCTCTTTTAATAGATTTGGGATACATATGATTTTGCCATATTTTATAGTTGGTTTATTTATGTGGTTTTTTATGCTTGAATCAGGTGTTCATGCTACAATTGCCGGTGTATTAGCAGCTTTAGCAATACCTTCAAAACCTAAAAGAGTTCCAGCTAGTCTTACAAAAGACACTAGAGTTTTGTTAGATGAGTATGAAAAATATCCAGAGCAAGAAAATTTTGAATTACATGAAAAACAAAAAAAGATTTTAACAAATATAAAAGATAAAATTGATGAAGTAGGCACTCCTGCTGCAAGACTAGAACATGGACTTCATTTACCTGTGGCACTTATTGTTATTCCTATTTTTGCCCTTGCTAATGCTGGAATTAAAATCGATTTTTCTTCTATTGGTTCAACTATACTTGAGCCAGTTTCTTTAGGTATTATTGCTGGTTTAATTTTAGGAAAAGTTATAGGGATATTTGGAGTATCTTGGCTTGCTATTAAATTAAAACTTGCAGAGCTTCCAAAAGGAAGTTCAATGAATCAAATTTTTGGAGTAGCATTTTTAGGTGGAATAGGTTTTACTATGTCAATCTTTGTTGCAGATTTAGCTTTTATAGGGAATCCAGAGCTTATATTTCAAGCAAAAATTGGAATTCTTAGTGCTTCATTATTTTCAGGTTTATTTGGATATTTTTGGTTAAAGTCAGTATCTTCACACAATGATGAGATTAAAAGTAAAGGTCAATAG
- a CDS encoding response regulator transcription factor encodes MKNKNVLLIEDNIELQNLISNFLKAYNYDCHVYSQPLEALEEFKLNHSIYSIVILDLGLPGMDGFDLFKKLKELKNIPIIISTARDDIGNKIHGFELGADDYLSKPYEPRELVLRIDAILKRNINDNEIQINELKIDLDKKSVFLENHEIEFTKIESEIFFMFMNNINKVVSREDIINQTSLKKDTKNRTIDMHVSNIRFKINDDSKESKYIKSVWGIGYKFINDN; translated from the coding sequence GTGAAAAATAAAAATGTACTCTTAATTGAAGATAATATTGAGTTACAAAATTTAATAAGTAATTTTTTAAAAGCTTACAATTATGATTGTCATGTCTATTCACAACCTTTAGAGGCTTTAGAAGAGTTTAAATTAAATCATTCTATATATTCTATAGTAATATTAGATTTAGGACTTCCAGGTATGGATGGTTTTGATCTTTTTAAAAAATTAAAAGAGTTAAAAAATATTCCAATTATCATCTCAACAGCAAGAGATGATATTGGAAATAAAATACATGGTTTTGAATTAGGCGCTGATGATTATCTTTCAAAACCTTATGAACCAAGAGAATTAGTTTTAAGAATTGATGCAATATTAAAAAGAAATATAAATGACAATGAGATACAAATAAATGAATTAAAAATAGACTTAGATAAAAAAAGTGTATTTTTAGAAAATCATGAGATAGAATTTACAAAAATAGAATCAGAGATATTTTTTATGTTTATGAATAATATCAATAAAGTTGTTTCAAGAGAAGATATAATCAATCAAACTTCATTAAAAAAAGATACAAAAAATAGAACAATTGATATGCATGTAAGTAATATAAGGTTTAAAATCAATGATGACTCAAAAGAGTCAAAATATATTAAATCTGTATGGGGAATAGGGTATAAATTTATAAATGACAATTAG
- a CDS encoding ATP-binding protein, giving the protein MTIRQRLFISFSLILLITVFIIGVFFYSIYNFNEIHNSQIHRYDQIRRVEKLKEHSNSFSWIVLDIITDYDKLSIVKERLNKAEDIYKSVLFLQNKTIENSESNSEKKNLELIFLHFKEINFLIKNRLYEIVKQKQSSFDKFNIDFEKLSNDTKNLLDQEVVYLQNELNKTEKNKNQFIETIKIEVVLLLLIAFTLAFVISSKIIKEIKGMLEKLNKGVLQLFNDDENSIKVDIGKNNELSEITKNLNSYLEKQSDIIHSREELLRNISHELKTPITKGKFLLEDLKNSKYKIEVEHINNVFIDIEELTNKLLQREKLNFAILKTYKFKVSSLILEALSKLSIDDESKIILEIDDDFEIEADKYYMTIALKNLIDNAMKYALEFPIKIKAKNKILFVENIADELSNDLIYYIRPFTREPNQQMGHGLGLNIVNKIIQMHKFRLGYNYKNSHNIFYIVF; this is encoded by the coding sequence ATGACAATTAGACAACGACTTTTTATCTCTTTTTCTTTAATACTTCTTATTACTGTTTTTATAATAGGGGTATTCTTTTATTCAATATATAATTTCAATGAAATACATAATTCTCAGATACATCGTTATGACCAGATAAGAAGAGTTGAAAAATTAAAAGAACATAGCAACTCTTTTTCTTGGATTGTATTGGATATTATAACTGATTATGATAAATTGAGTATAGTTAAAGAAAGGCTTAACAAAGCAGAAGATATTTATAAAAGTGTACTTTTTTTACAAAATAAAACAATAGAAAATTCAGAATCAAATAGTGAAAAAAAGAATTTAGAGTTGATTTTTCTACATTTTAAAGAGATCAATTTTTTAATAAAAAATAGACTATATGAAATTGTAAAACAAAAACAAAGTAGTTTTGACAAATTTAATATTGATTTTGAAAAGTTAAGCAATGATACAAAAAATTTACTTGACCAAGAGGTTGTTTATCTTCAAAATGAGCTTAATAAAACAGAAAAAAATAAAAATCAATTTATAGAAACTATAAAAATAGAAGTGGTTTTATTACTTCTAATAGCATTTACCTTAGCTTTTGTAATTTCATCAAAAATTATAAAAGAGATAAAGGGGATGTTAGAGAAATTAAACAAAGGTGTTTTACAGCTATTTAATGATGATGAAAATAGTATAAAAGTAGATATTGGTAAAAACAATGAACTTAGTGAAATAACTAAAAATTTAAATTCATATTTAGAAAAACAAAGCGATATTATACATTCAAGAGAAGAGCTTTTAAGAAATATAAGTCATGAATTAAAAACTCCAATTACAAAAGGGAAATTTTTACTTGAAGATTTAAAGAACAGTAAATATAAAATAGAAGTTGAACATATAAACAATGTATTTATAGATATAGAAGAGTTAACAAATAAATTACTTCAAAGGGAGAAATTAAATTTTGCTATTTTAAAAACATACAAGTTTAAAGTAAGCAGTTTAATATTAGAGGCTTTATCGAAACTATCTATTGATGATGAATCAAAAATTATATTAGAAATAGATGATGATTTTGAAATAGAAGCAGATAAATATTATATGACTATAGCATTAAAAAACTTGATTGATAATGCTATGAAATATGCATTAGAATTTCCTATTAAAATAAAAGCCAAAAACAAAATCTTGTTTGTTGAAAATATTGCAGATGAATTATCAAATGACTTGATATATTATATCAGACCCTTTACTAGAGAACCTAACCAACAAATGGGACATGGTTTGGGTTTAAATATTGTAAATAAAATCATTCAAATGCATAAATTCAGATTGGGATATAACTACAAAAATTCACATAACATTTTTTATATAGTTTTCTAG
- a CDS encoding MFS transporter produces the protein MTRKSKLIIIVYTITILLSVMYATQPLQPLLAKEFDVSMTKASTFTAVIMLFLAISPIIYGYILESVKTKTVLKIALITLLITNFALSLANSYEIFLTIRTIEAIVIPAILTGAMTILAKDKENTKLNMSIYVAATVFGGMVGRVFSGFIAEEFGWRIVFISLSFALLLAYYLISKIEFRGDAELVKPKMLDIVHILKDKRYIVIYTLMFIVFFVFAGLLNILPFRIKELLPNTSETQIGLLYLGYGMGIIISLTIHKIINFFKKEIRTIVAGLSIFLISTLMFLSTNALILFSVVFIFCVGMFTIHTVSTRLANSLKASQRGLTSGMYLSFYYIGGAVGSIIPAIVYDKFGWNMTILLFATLLVFIMFFILLSRKLFKAYN, from the coding sequence TTGACTAGAAAATCTAAACTTATAATAATTGTATATACAATCACAATTCTACTTTCTGTGATGTATGCTACTCAACCTTTACAGCCACTATTAGCAAAAGAGTTTGATGTATCAATGACAAAAGCATCCACTTTTACAGCTGTAATTATGTTGTTTTTAGCAATATCCCCAATTATATACGGTTATATTTTAGAATCGGTCAAAACTAAAACTGTTTTAAAAATTGCACTTATTACTTTACTTATAACCAACTTTGCATTATCCCTTGCAAACAGTTATGAAATTTTTTTAACAATTAGAACAATTGAAGCTATTGTAATCCCTGCAATTTTAACAGGTGCCATGACAATTTTGGCAAAAGATAAAGAAAATACAAAACTAAATATGTCAATATATGTTGCAGCAACAGTATTTGGTGGTATGGTTGGTAGAGTATTTTCTGGTTTTATAGCAGAAGAATTTGGATGGAGAATAGTATTTATCTCTTTGTCTTTTGCACTACTCTTAGCCTATTATTTAATAAGTAAAATAGAATTTAGAGGAGATGCAGAGCTAGTAAAACCTAAAATGCTTGATATTGTTCATATATTAAAAGATAAAAGATATATAGTGATTTATACTCTTATGTTTATAGTATTCTTCGTATTTGCTGGGCTATTAAATATCTTACCATTTAGAATAAAAGAGTTACTACCAAATACTAGTGAAACTCAAATTGGATTATTGTATTTAGGTTATGGAATGGGAATTATAATCTCACTTACAATACATAAAATCATCAATTTTTTCAAAAAAGAGATAAGAACTATTGTTGCGGGGCTTAGTATATTTCTCATCTCAACACTAATGTTTTTAAGTACAAATGCTCTTATTTTATTTTCTGTTGTATTTATTTTTTGTGTTGGTATGTTTACTATTCATACAGTTTCAACAAGACTTGCAAATTCACTTAAAGCTTCACAAAGAGGATTAACATCAGGGATGTATCTAAGTTTTTATTATATAGGTGGTGCAGTTGGTTCAATTATACCAGCAATAGTATATGATAAATTTGGTTGGAATATGACGATTTTACTATTTGCAACTTTACTTGTATTTATTATGTTTTTTATTCTTTTAAGTAGAAAACTATTTAAAGCATATAATTAG
- a CDS encoding iron-sulfur cluster assembly protein, giving the protein MESLNKDAIKEKIIESLKNVYDPEIPVNIYDLGLIYSIELEVKNNYTYCTIEMTLTSPSCPVSDSLVEQVSYYTKQVPEVDEANVHLVFEPMWEPSKMSDEARDILSASGAAI; this is encoded by the coding sequence ATGGAATCACTAAATAAAGATGCTATTAAAGAAAAGATTATTGAAAGTTTAAAAAATGTATATGACCCAGAAATTCCAGTAAATATCTATGATTTAGGATTGATTTATTCTATTGAACTTGAAGTAAAAAACAACTATACTTATTGCACTATTGAGATGACTTTAACCTCACCATCATGTCCTGTAAGTGATAGTTTAGTTGAGCAAGTAAGCTATTATACAAAACAAGTTCCAGAAGTAGATGAAGCAAATGTACATTTAGTTTTTGAACCTATGTGGGAACCTTCTAAGATGAGTGACGAAGCAAGAGATATTTTATCAGCATCAGGAGCGGCTATTTAA
- a CDS encoding SufE family protein, which yields MSIKTKVENIKDDLDFFEDELQKYEYIIDLGKKLDSLEDKYKTAENIVHGCTSQVWLISEEKDGKLYFKGTSDAIIVKGLIYIILEIFSGEDIETLKNVDMDIIYELGLSEVITPNRQSGVIGMIKKIKEIAQKG from the coding sequence ATGTCAATAAAAACAAAAGTTGAAAATATAAAAGATGATTTAGATTTTTTTGAAGATGAATTACAAAAATATGAATATATTATTGATTTAGGTAAAAAATTAGACTCATTAGAGGATAAATATAAAACTGCTGAAAATATTGTTCATGGATGCACCTCACAAGTTTGGTTAATAAGTGAAGAAAAAGATGGAAAACTATATTTCAAAGGCACTTCAGATGCAATTATTGTTAAAGGACTAATATATATAATTCTTGAGATATTTTCAGGTGAAGATATAGAAACTCTTAAAAATGTAGATATGGATATTATTTATGAATTAGGTTTATCTGAAGTAATTACACCAAATAGACAAAGTGGCGTAATAGGAATGATTAAAAAAATAAAAGAGATTGCACAAAAAGGATAA
- a CDS encoding cysteine desulfurase, which yields MFKKDFPYFKHSNTVYLDNAATTQKPKCVIDSQVEYYEKYCANTHRSSFNDANTATQKYEESRNILKEFINASSKEEIIFTKGVSESINFIANSFTKDYKTVIISSLEHHSNIVPWHMQGRSLNNGLEVVKCDSNLNFDFEDYEKILKNNPKSFVSITHISNAFGKVHDIIKIIHLAHKYDSVVLIDAAQSLAHTKMDVKELDVDFVAISSHKTFGPTGVGAIYVKDKYLKELKPYQTGGATIHEVDYNSSTLLDAPFKFEAGTQNIAGVIGFGEALKYLKHIGYENIEIIEKDLYNYLELELEKLPGIIFYNDSENCIGSKSFNFENISHDDIGILLDKMGIAIRVGHHCAQPIMKQLNIRGTIRVSLAFYNDYEDINKLIEALKKALEMLN from the coding sequence ATGTTTAAAAAAGATTTTCCATACTTCAAACACTCAAATACAGTATATCTAGATAATGCAGCAACAACACAAAAGCCTAAATGTGTTATCGATTCGCAAGTAGAATATTATGAAAAATATTGTGCAAATACTCATAGAAGTAGTTTTAATGATGCAAATACTGCAACACAAAAATATGAAGAGAGTAGAAACATTTTAAAAGAGTTCATAAATGCATCTTCGAAAGAAGAGATAATTTTTACTAAGGGAGTGAGTGAGTCAATCAATTTTATTGCTAATTCTTTTACAAAGGATTATAAAACTGTTATTATCTCTTCATTAGAACACCATTCAAATATTGTTCCATGGCATATGCAAGGAAGAAGTTTAAACAATGGACTTGAGGTTGTAAAGTGCGATAGTAACCTAAATTTCGATTTTGAGGATTATGAAAAAATTTTAAAAAACAATCCAAAATCTTTTGTAAGTATAACTCATATATCAAATGCTTTTGGAAAAGTTCACGATATTATAAAAATAATTCACCTAGCTCACAAATATGATAGTGTAGTTTTAATAGATGCCGCACAAAGTTTAGCACATACAAAAATGGATGTAAAAGAATTAGATGTAGATTTTGTGGCTATCTCCTCACACAAAACATTTGGACCAACAGGAGTTGGGGCTATTTATGTAAAAGATAAATATTTAAAAGAGTTAAAACCTTATCAAACAGGTGGTGCGACTATTCATGAAGTTGATTATAATAGTTCCACTCTACTTGATGCACCTTTTAAATTTGAAGCAGGAACACAAAATATTGCAGGAGTTATTGGTTTTGGAGAGGCTTTAAAATATCTAAAACATATAGGATATGAAAATATAGAGATAATAGAAAAAGATCTTTACAATTATCTTGAGCTTGAACTTGAAAAACTTCCTGGAATAATTTTTTATAATGATAGTGAAAACTGTATAGGAAGCAAAAGTTTTAATTTTGAAAATATTTCCCATGATGATATTGGAATACTATTAGATAAAATGGGTATTGCTATAAGAGTTGGACACCATTGTGCACAACCAATTATGAAACAACTTAATATAAGAGGAACAATTAGAGTTTCTTTAGCTTTTTACAATGACTATGAAGATATTAATAAACTAATAGAAGCTCTAAAAAAAGCTTTAGAGATGTTAAACTAA
- a CDS encoding SufD family Fe-S cluster assembly protein: MRLMNLKNEELLIDENTNEPIKLIYYPKEEKTNSLKIRIKKGIKASIIEVFAGNDLNEKFTRELIVEDNGNLEYMKYQNIGENSNIELEYNIDLKNDAKIKMTNIELGKGKNINQFNTKLNSINSNLNIYGLVKIANTTNSKSIFKTFHNNQNCFSDIKYKHILDDSSKATFEALSVVNEEALNSKVLQNSNTILLSDDAVIFAQPHLEINIDELEAAHGATTGSLNKEQLLYLESRGIENKKAKQMLLKAFENEVYDNIEDIKIKEFLQELEGERNV, from the coding sequence ATGAGACTTATGAATCTTAAAAATGAAGAACTTTTAATTGATGAAAATACAAATGAACCTATAAAATTAATATATTATCCCAAAGAGGAAAAAACTAATTCTTTGAAAATAAGAATAAAAAAGGGTATTAAAGCTTCTATTATAGAAGTATTTGCAGGAAATGACTTAAATGAAAAATTTACGAGAGAATTAATAGTTGAAGATAATGGAAATTTAGAATATATGAAATATCAAAATATTGGTGAAAATTCAAATATTGAATTAGAATACAATATTGATTTAAAAAATGATGCAAAGATAAAGATGACTAATATAGAATTAGGAAAAGGTAAAAATATCAATCAATTTAATACTAAACTAAATAGTATTAATTCTAATCTAAATATTTATGGTTTAGTAAAAATAGCAAACACTACTAATTCAAAATCTATATTTAAAACATTTCACAATAATCAAAATTGTTTTAGTGATATTAAATACAAACATATTCTAGATGATTCTTCAAAAGCAACATTTGAAGCTTTAAGTGTAGTAAATGAAGAAGCATTAAACTCAAAAGTGTTACAAAACTCTAATACAATATTATTAAGTGATGATGCAGTAATTTTTGCACAACCTCATCTTGAAATAAATATTGATGAGCTTGAAGCTGCCCATGGTGCTACAACTGGGAGTTTAAATAAAGAACAACTTTTATATTTAGAATCAAGAGGTATAGAGAATAAAAAAGCAAAACAGATGCTTCTAAAAGCTTTTGAAAATGAAGTATACGATAATATAGAAGATATTAAAATAAAAGAATTTCTTCAAGAATTAGAGGGAGAAAGAAATGTTTAA
- the sufC gene encoding Fe-S cluster assembly ATPase SufC: MLNIKNLKVNIDNKEILKGLDLDIKKGEVHVLMGQNGAGKSTLVKTLSAHYDCEVKEGELKYKDKNLLDLSVSDRANEGIFMSFQNPVEIPGVNNSYFLRTAVNEKRKYNKEEELDAISFLKLTKEELGKFDIDKKLLQRDLNDGFSGGEKKRNELIQLLLLKPDLILLDEIDSGLDVDAIKTVAKVINELLDGNRSILMITHYDKLLSQIKPDFVHIMQDGQIVKTGDYNLALELDSKGYEGIGIKNETYES; this comes from the coding sequence ATGCTTAATATAAAAAATTTAAAAGTTAATATAGATAATAAAGAGATATTAAAAGGTTTAGACCTAGATATAAAAAAAGGTGAAGTGCATGTTCTTATGGGACAAAATGGAGCAGGAAAATCAACTTTAGTAAAAACATTAAGTGCACACTATGATTGCGAAGTAAAAGAAGGTGAACTTAAATATAAAGATAAAAATCTATTAGATTTAAGTGTAAGTGATAGGGCAAATGAAGGTATCTTTATGAGTTTTCAAAATCCAGTGGAGATTCCAGGAGTAAATAACAGCTACTTTTTAAGAACAGCCGTAAATGAAAAAAGAAAATATAATAAAGAAGAAGAGTTAGATGCAATCAGTTTTTTAAAATTGACAAAAGAAGAATTAGGAAAGTTTGATATTGATAAAAAACTTCTACAAAGGGATTTAAATGATGGTTTTAGTGGTGGGGAGAAAAAAAGAAATGAATTAATCCAACTATTATTATTAAAACCTGATCTAATTTTATTAGATGAGATTGATTCAGGATTAGATGTTGATGCGATTAAAACCGTTGCAAAAGTTATAAATGAACTATTAGATGGTAATCGTTCAATATTAATGATTACTCACTATGACAAACTATTATCACAAATTAAACCAGATTTCGTACATATTATGCAAGATGGGCAAATTGTAAAAACTGGTGATTACAACTTAGCTTTAGAACTTGACAGCAAAGGTTATGAAGGAATAGGAATTAAAAATGAGACTTATGAATCTTAA
- the sufB gene encoding Fe-S cluster assembly protein SufB, which translates to MSDNKQIKDILNRDYKLGFETLIESDTFPKGLNEDVIKAISKKKDEPQWLLDFRLSAYKKWLKMEEPSWANLKYLKIDYQDISYFSAPKKNLDSLDEVDPEILKTYEKLGIPLEEQKMLAGVAVDAVFDSVSVKTTFQDELEKLGIIFCSISEAAHKHEDILKKYLASVVGKADNYFAALNSAVFTDGSFVYIPPNTRCPMELSTYFRINALNTGQFERTLIICDEGSYVSYNEGCSAPSRDDRQLHAAVVELIALDNAQIKYSTIQNWFPGDDEGKGGILNFVTKRGLCKGENSKISWTQVETGSSITWKYPSCILKGKNSVGEFYSVAISSHAQQADTGTKMIHLGENTKSTIISKGISAMKGVNAYRGLVRIGKNAKNARNVSECDSLLIGNKCKAHTFPYHEIKNSSAQIEHEATTSKISDEQLFYLNQRGIEEEDAIAMIVNGFCKEVLKELPMEFAAEAKELLSISLEGSVG; encoded by the coding sequence ATGAGTGATAATAAACAAATAAAAGATATTTTAAATAGAGACTATAAATTAGGCTTTGAAACACTTATTGAGAGTGATACATTCCCAAAAGGTTTAAATGAAGATGTCATAAAAGCCATATCAAAAAAGAAAGATGAACCACAATGGTTATTAGACTTTAGATTAAGTGCTTATAAAAAATGGCTAAAAATGGAAGAACCATCTTGGGCAAATTTAAAGTATCTAAAAATTGACTATCAAGATATTTCATATTTTTCTGCGCCAAAAAAGAATTTAGATTCTTTAGATGAAGTTGACCCTGAAATATTAAAAACATATGAAAAGCTTGGTATTCCTTTAGAAGAGCAAAAAATGTTAGCAGGTGTTGCTGTTGATGCTGTATTTGACTCTGTTTCAGTTAAAACAACTTTTCAAGATGAATTAGAAAAATTAGGAATTATATTTTGTTCAATCTCAGAAGCAGCACATAAACATGAAGATATATTAAAAAAATATTTGGCTTCTGTTGTAGGAAAAGCAGATAACTATTTTGCAGCATTAAACAGTGCAGTATTTACAGATGGAAGTTTTGTATATATTCCACCAAATACTAGATGTCCAATGGAGTTATCTACATATTTTAGAATAAATGCATTAAATACAGGTCAGTTTGAAAGAACATTAATAATATGTGATGAAGGAAGTTATGTTTCATATAATGAAGGATGTTCAGCTCCAAGTAGAGATGATAGACAACTTCATGCAGCAGTTGTAGAGTTAATTGCCTTAGATAATGCACAAATAAAATACTCAACTATTCAAAACTGGTTTCCAGGTGATGATGAGGGTAAAGGTGGTATTTTAAACTTTGTTACAAAAAGAGGTTTATGTAAAGGTGAAAACTCAAAAATATCTTGGACACAAGTTGAAACTGGTTCATCTATTACATGGAAATATCCATCATGTATCTTAAAGGGTAAAAATTCTGTTGGAGAGTTTTATTCGGTTGCTATTTCAAGTCATGCCCAACAAGCTGATACTGGTACAAAAATGATTCACTTAGGTGAAAATACAAAATCAACAATTATCTCAAAAGGTATCTCAGCTATGAAAGGTGTAAATGCCTACAGAGGATTGGTAAGAATTGGGAAAAATGCAAAAAATGCGAGAAATGTTTCGGAGTGTGATTCTTTATTAATTGGAAACAAATGTAAAGCACACACATTTCCATACCATGAGATAAAAAACTCTTCAGCGCAGATTGAACATGAAGCAACAACTTCAAAAATTTCAGATGAGCAACTATTTTATCTAAATCAAAGAGGGATAGAAGAAGAGGATGCAATTGCTATGATTGTAAATGGTTTTTGTAAAGAGGTATTAAAAGAGTTACCAATGGAGTTTGCAGCTGAAGCTAAAGAGTTATTAAGTATCTCTTTAGAGGGAAGTGTAGGTTAA
- a CDS encoding DUF4177 domain-containing protein has translation METNRYKEYKVIHIVEGGCGTIFLGSSGLPLKKIEAELNLHASEGWQMVFQVIESKRFWLFWTREAAIITLGR, from the coding sequence ATGGAAACTAATAGATATAAAGAGTATAAAGTTATTCATATAGTTGAGGGCGGATGTGGAACAATTTTTTTAGGTTCTTCAGGCTTACCATTGAAGAAAATTGAGGCTGAATTAAACCTACATGCAAGTGAAGGTTGGCAAATGGTATTCCAAGTTATTGAAAGTAAAAGATTTTGGTTATTTTGGACAAGAGAAGCTGCAATAATTACTTTAGGTCGTTAG
- the yidD gene encoding membrane protein insertion efficiency factor YidD, whose protein sequence is MKKVILFMINLYRKSGGSKRWFGIECNFEPTCSLFTYNAIEKYGIKKGITLGFHRINDCKKSDSICKCIDPLK, encoded by the coding sequence TTGAAAAAAGTTATTTTATTTATGATAAATCTTTATCGTAAAAGTGGAGGAAGTAAAAGATGGTTTGGAATTGAGTGTAATTTTGAACCAACTTGTTCTTTATTTACTTATAACGCAATAGAAAAATATGGAATAAAAAAGGGAATAACTTTAGGTTTTCATAGAATAAATGATTGTAAAAAAAGTGATTCAATTTGTAAATGTATAGATCCCCTTAAATAA